acatgtccgggcaactgggcgggttttgccaatctgcctgtttgtccggatttctggacaaacgggcaggctggtgggcggacaaacgggcagattgctggcctcccctccccttacttactactgccctggtggtctagtgacctcttccgccttcggggcaggaaagaacccccctctttcctgccgggagcgctgccctgcatgcatccttcctgttgctgatcttggtgccgattcaaaatggtcgccaagagttgaagtgacctcacgagacttcaactctcggctgccattttgaatcggcgccgagatcagcaacaggaaggatgtatgcagggcagcgctccgggcaggaaagagggggctctttcctgccccgaagaggtcactagactaccagagcagtagtgtgaggggaggggggatgacggggtgtgtgacaggggagaggggaaaatgtgacagtggGCGGagtgagggcatgaaaggggtATGGCCTGTCATGAAAGGGACGGGGTGGGTGTGTGGTAGGGCGGGgcttgtgtcctccttttgggggggcaaaatatggtaaccctatgtgagGCGAGGGCAATGGAAGAAATGGaatttgaaccctagcttcccttCCTAAACCACTGCTCTAAAATGTAGTGTATAGTTGATCCCTTGCTGTATTAAGCATGTATTATACATTTTCATATGTTGGAGACCTAGCATATGCACATTCATCTCACACACAGTTGCTGTGGCTCTTTTGAAAACCAGAATCTGATCAGCTCAGTTCAGCATGCCTCCAAAACATGATTAAAATTAGGATCTCAAAGGCCCAACAAAAAACAAGTCATAACATGACTTATTGAGATAAACAGGTCTCTTCTTCAGATGgcactttgttttgtttctctaGAACAATCTTGCTTCCTCagaataatggaaagaaaaaaaaagagtaagcaTGGGGTTAACTGCAGCCTGCCAGATGCACAAGTACTTATGCAACAGGAAAttaagggaaggggaaaaaaacatcTTAGGAAGAAATCTGCTAGTTCCTGGCTATGGCAAAGATAACAGGATCAGAGGcatggctgtggggggggggggggggaggatgcaaggggagcagccactcccccaaaTAGATTTTCAATGAAATAGCCTATGCGGATTAGACCTGCAGCCTGTACCACTACCTATTTTACGAAATTTCTGCTCCTCCTGAGGTCAAAACCTGGCTGCACTTCTGGAATAATGGATTTTAGTGAAAGGATAAGGCAGATTCAGACAGCCAGATCTTCCACAGTTTCACAGCTGACTGAATGTTGCATTCTTGGGCTGAAGTTACACATGCAGTGAGAAGCAGCATTTTGCCAACAAGATTTCCAAGATCTCTTTTCAGCAAACAAACACCTGCCAGCCATGTTATAAAGGCCATCATCCATTCACACACATGCCACAGAACCCCAGCTCAGGCAGGAAATTAGAATGCAAAAGCATGGTCACTACTGAATGACATAATCTTTAACCCTTGTCCTACCAGAGGCAACCATGCACTTCTTCAATTAAGGAAGCATAAAAGTAGAAACAGCTTGGGAagcagttggtgggggggggaggtaaggtCTTTAAGAACTAATTTTTATACCGATTCTCTGCTAGTGAACAGAATTTCTGACTGCATGCCCTGCTGGGATCCCAGGTTTTATACACAGAGCAAGCTTACGCTCGAGGGCCTAGCTTTTTAACTCTCCTGTCTTTCGTAAAACCACGCTCAAGGGATAGAAAGCACAGTTGCCATGTCCACTCAATGTTTGATCTTCTAGGACTAGTGACTAGGGAGCATCTTATTACTGCCTAAACTTCTGAATTTCATCCCATAATATTAGCACCTTATTAAACAGATTGCATTGCACATCCAGTTTGCCATTTCTGAGGGGAAGGAAATCAGTCAGAAAGTCCTGAATCCCTCTTTCCATCCTCCAAGGAGTCTAGGGGGGGTCAAACAGCCTAGACCTTGTACAGCAGGCTTATGTGCCATGCTGGATCTGGATTCCAATGGAGAACAAATGGATCCCTGCAGCTTACAACTCACTTAAcaatccattgcctcaggtacaaatttagattgtgagccctcctgggacagagaaatatccaatgtacctgaatgtaactcaccttgagctactactgaaaaaggtgtgagaaatctataaataataataatacagtatAATTCTTATCTAGTCTAACAGAGGACAGGCAATttaagagagacttttttttttgcatttacagGGGCCTCTACGCTAATCGCTAATCTCATGTGTTTTACGATGCAGTTCATACCACCACCTAATTAGCATAACAATAGCAAGCCACAATGAAGAAAGTAGTTGCTTCTTGGTTGCACATGTAATTTAGTGTTTGGGATTTTGCAGGAGCCCGCTTTGGCCTCAAACCCACTTTGCACAGAATTAGGAatctgttttcaggatatctacaataaatacaCACGTCTACTACCTGCACGCATTCATTGTGAATGCCACtgtgtgccagaaaaaaaaaaaagaggcaggagGGCTGGCTAGGAGCCACTGTTGTTTGTGAACCATCCGGACATGGTGTTCCTAATGTCATCTAAGGTGTCAATACTTAAAAGCTGAAAAGTATTTGCTAGATTCACATCTTCACTTAGCCTTGTGCCTCATTTCTCACTCCACTGGCTGGTGCACACCAGCACCTGCAATCGAAGAGACTGAAAACTCAAAAGCACATACTCCAGAACTCTTTACATAAGGTTCCAACCAACTTAAACAGGAAGATATTAGCAACGAACCAGAGCACTGTATACAACTCAGGTCCTATAACGTGACATGATTCAAGACacgatcagattttttttttaattcagtacCATCCCCAGTAAACAGTTTCACAAAATGGAATGCAACATCCCGTTTTTAaaagcagaagggggggggggggttgcagtgaTGGGGCCTTGGAAAAGGCTCAAACTTTATACAAAATAGTTAAAAGGATAGTttataaattgctagacaccaaaTTATGTCTCtttttgcaattaaaaaaaagtaaaacaaaacaaattacacAGTTTCAGTTTGCACTTTATGTATTTAGATGGCAACAAAGGATGTAAAGTGTAGAATATGCACCTCCTAATTCAAACAAATCACATCTGCAACTCTGGGCCTTCCCCTATAAAGCAAACCATTCTCTCTTTTTATTTACTTACAACAGGCCAGTGTAACCCAGTACAGTTCAGCCTACAGGAAATATCTGTTAAAAGAATTAACCAGGTAATAGATTTCCATGCACAATGATAATATGTACAGAAAGGCATACAAGCAAAACCCTTCAAAATTAATCCATTAAGAGAGGAACAAGCAAGCAACTTTTTAGAAGAGTTAACTTCTAgtgaaaaagaaaattgaaaacaaaCTCTGACCCCAGCACAGAACGAATATGCTCAGAGTCATTTTTGGGCTTCTACAGTGTATGAGCTGTCTGCCTCCAGGAGAAAATAACCACTGCCACATCATTAACAGTTTCTTGGACAATGCTGAGGTCTGATTTGTCATCGCACTTAGAAATATAAAACTCAAAATATactttacaaacaaaaaaaaaggaagaatacTTCCTTATAAAACACATCTTTCCAAATATTAAACAAGAACTTAAGAAGCTAGTGTTGAACCTAGAGGGTTTGGAATAGATGGTGTTACTTTTAACCAGTAACACACACACAGCCCAAAACGCTAGTTACTATCATGTAAAAGGTTGACTGTTTGCAGACAAAAGCATAAGTCATTCTGCCAAGTAAAATTTTACAAAGCAAGTTAAATACTCAGCAGAATAGGATGTCAAATGTTTGTTAATTTAAGGCCCTACGTACACAGCATTTGTCCCATAAACACAAAATGAGAAAATCCCTTTACAACCTCGGGTCCTTAATATTTTGAACAAACTAATTAAACTGCTGCtaacaatagaaaataatttttaaaaagcagctcGGTTAGGATTACAAAAGCTTCTGAAACTGTACCATTTTCTCCCTCTAGCTGATGGATGGACTTGAAATCACATCGATATGCCCAGCCCAGCTAGGCTTCTagcctctcttctcccacaccCTATAAAATGCCAAAAGTTCTTAAAATGCTCCAATCTCTGTGCCCCACGGTCTGTATGGCTTGCCAAGGTTTGCTGTCTGCGTTGGTGCGGATGTGCCCAGTGCACTTGGGGACAGGAGGTGGAAAGAGCTGAAGGAAAATGGAAACGCAGACAGAGACGCCATGGAAGACAGCAGAGGAGGGGAGAGTTTGGAGGAGGCCACCATAGGGAGCACAGACGCAACGCTGCCATTAGGGGGCACTCTAAGTGAGGCAGCTTCCCCATGTCGGCTCTGGTGATGCGCTTCTGAAGGGGAGGCTGTGGTACTGCTATTATTGTGACTGTTCTGTGCCAACAGCAAagggtgagagaggtgagggtgATGTCCGAAGGCACTGCCCCAGGGGATGTGTCCAATGGCAGGGTGGGCACTGCTTGCTGCCTCTCGCTGAGAGGCATGGTTGTTCAAGTGAGAGACTAGTCGAACACGCAGAGGATCAGAGGAGTCCAGGCCCTCGATAATACTGAGATAGCGGGCTACTTCAGCCAAGCATTCTCTGAATCCCAAACTCCGGTAGTCCATTGCAAGCGCATGGGCATCAAAATAACCTGGGCAAGGGAGGAGAACCACAAAGAGTTAAGAACTATTTAAACAGTTCCAGCCAATACAATTTTCTCTTCCGATCACCAGCATTTCTTTCCACTTTGGAAAGTGTTGGAAGAATTCTAAGAATTACAGTAGTTAAACCAAAGGGTTTGTTCAGTTGAATGTGTGTTACATAACCTGAACAAACCCTTGGGGcagcaataaattttctcaagaAAGCTTTTGTTTATGTTATTTGTATTCTGCAGCCTGCAGTGAACCTGTAAGAAAGTCTACTGGAACAGATGAGACCAATCAACAATATATTCTCCAAGTTTCACACCCAAACAAAAATGACCCCATGGAATAAAAGGTACCCACTTGCGGCTGCTTTAGGGCCCTCTGTGCTAAAAGTCCTTTCTAAAGCTATTTCAAGGGAGGGACCCCTTAATTTGAATTTACTGTACCCAACACGTTTACCAACTACAGAGTCCTAAAACCAGTATGCGAAGTTTACAATGGTTTTCTTCCTAGGAAGCCTTCTGTGGTATTACTTTTAGccctgcaccttttctatttcataAAACAAACATCTACCTTTCCCTCCAGCTGTATGCAGCATTTTTAGATGATCCACAGTCATCTGCAAAATTTCAGCTTTTTCCAATTTTGCTGATCCCTGAGGGGAATAcaagagagcaggagagagaaaagaaaccATGGATTTATTTGACATATATATCTGGGAAGACACATCTTAACGCAATTAAACAGTTAAGTATTTTGTAAGTAACTGCACAAAAATGCGAACGCAGTTCAAATCATATTTACCTGTTTCTCAAAAGCACTAGGCACCAATCGTCTGAGTTCAGACAAACTGTTATTTATTCGATCTCGGCGACGCTTTTCTATTATCTGAAGTGAGACAAACAAAAGCTACTTAAGTTTCGTGCAACTGGAGTGGCACTACTACGCAAATATAAAAAGTAATTTCTCACTTCATGGAGTAATGTATGCAAGGAGTACTCACGCCTCTGCGTCTTTTCCTAGCCAGGATTTGAGAAGTTGTTGATGGAGACATCGATCCCGGGGGGGAACTCAAGTTCCTGAACAACAGaatcagagagagacagagataagTTGCTGCTGCAGGTATAAGTGATGACCGTACTGTTAAAAAAGCACAGAGACCGTTCATGATCACAAATAGTGTACATCACAAGAACGACTCTGGATCCAAGATTACGACTATCCCGGCTGCATGAAAGaaagctggaaactggttgaTCAATGTGATGGCATTCAGCGAGCACAGGTTCCTTTCACACGTACACACACGTACACGATTATCTCCTGCATAACCTCAGCACGTGGGTTTTTAACAGGCACGTCCGTGCCCGGGTGTGCAGTC
This genomic interval from Microcaecilia unicolor chromosome 1, aMicUni1.1, whole genome shotgun sequence contains the following:
- the HEY1 gene encoding hairy/enhancer-of-split related with YRPW motif protein 1, whose product is MKRTHDYSSSDSELDETIEVEKESADENGNLSSPPGSMSPSTTSQILARKRRRGIIEKRRRDRINNSLSELRRLVPSAFEKQGSAKLEKAEILQMTVDHLKMLHTAGGKGYFDAHALAMDYRSLGFRECLAEVARYLSIIEGLDSSDPLRVRLVSHLNNHASQREAASSAHPAIGHIPWGSAFGHHPHLSHPLLLAQNSHNNSSTTASPSEAHHQSRHGEAASLRVPPNGSVASVLPMVASSKLSPPLLSSMASLSAFPFSFSSFHLLSPSALGTSAPTQTANLGKPYRPWGTEIGAF